The genomic interval TTCTTCCGAGTGGTCGACAGGGGAGATGGCACCCTGACCCCTCTGTCTGAATCCCTGAGGTTGGGATATTGTCAATATGTCCTTGTTGTTTTAAAGCACAGTTATTCATCATCATGTTATTATCAGTCTGAATAAAACtatgcacatacaaggaattggGCCAGGGCTTTGCTCATATTGATAATCACTTAACGTACAGTAAcatcagaaaaacaaagaggctGCTGTATTAGGTTCTGAGTATTAAGAATGGTGCAAGGAAAAAAGAAGCCCACATGAGGAGTACACAGGATAAATGAGTATAATTATCTAATTATACAGCTAGAGTGGAGTTGAGTGCTTAACATTGATTAATCAGTGGCAGCTGAGTTCAGTGAGCAGGGCCACTGAACAGACTGCCAACAGCTTTGTTAGATCACTAATGGGAAGAATGTTTGTACCTCTCATATTTTCCAGTGGTGGCTCGgtgtacaatgtgtgtgcagaggaggaggaggaggaggaggaggagggagagtgtTCTCCAGCTACACAGCAAAGCCTTGAGAACTCAATCACCATGAACAAAATGAAGCTACTCAAAGCCAAGATGGAGGACATTAATCTCAACAAGAAGGTTGGAAGCTGCTGGGAGTACAGACACCTATTGATTGTAAAGCCAATCAGAGAGTGCAAATGTGGCTTCTACACATTAATTTTCACAGCATTTGTATGTAGGCATCTTGTGAAAAAACGGCATAGCCTTCTTTCTTCCAGCTGTTTGGTTTTTTTATggctgtaattttttttttaacaataattaACCAAATGATGTTGGATATTTGCACCACATAGAATCCTGCTTTTCATAATTATGGACTAAAAATGCAACCATTTTGCATAATGCAGATGTACTGCGCCAAACACTAATTTTCATGTGTTTCTCCGACAATAGAGCTTTCAAAGTGTTAGTGCTTTGTTATTCATGTATGGAAAAGGTTTAACTCGAGTGGTGCAATAACCACTGTAATTTTACAGTGGTCATGGCAAAGATACAGAAaatgtacattacatttaagaGGATGCTGCGGTATAagctgtctctgtctctctcctccagccgAAGAAGTCCGCAAAGGTAAAACCACGGCCCCCTGTCAACCCACATCCCTGCGGAGGCTCTCCAGGACCTACCAGCACACGACACCACCATCGCCTCTTTCGGTCGCTCTCCAAGATAAACCAGCCTTGGCAGTCAAATATACAGCTACCTCCAATCGCAGACCATGAATCCATGGACCCCTTCCCGCTCTCTGCTGCAACCTCTGCCCCCTTTTTTATCCCTAGACGACCACCTCCCTCTTTCCCATCACTATCTTGTTACATGCTTCAGGAGGAAGAGCCATGGGAGACATGCCCCCCATTTGCAAAGATCCGGCCCCCTCCCAAAGTGTCCCGGTTGGATATTGGCAGCACCAGATTGATGAGGGACTGTGTGTACCCTCAGCTCCCTCCACTGTGTATCAGGGGTCAACCTGAGGCAACCTTTGACCCAGCTGAGCCTTCAGGGGAGGCTGTAGGGCTGAGTTTGTTGGAGGAAGCTACTGGACTGATGGTGCCAGCTCAACCTGGAGCTCCGTTTGGGGAACTGTTCGACCCTCTGAGTCTAGATGTGTCCACCCAGCCTGAGGGAAGTTGTCGGTCGCTCTCCCCATCCCCACTTAGTACCTGGACAAGTGATACTCTCACCAGCACAGGGGATCGGACACAGCTTGGCACACCATTTCATATCAGCTGCCCCTCACCATTGCCCGTCTCCCCCCCACCATCAACTTCTACCAGACCGCTGCCTCAGCCTTTTGATTCCACTCTCTCCGGTTTACAGCCTAACCTTCAATCCCAATACTCGGCACAGGTGAAGCCAGGCAGCACATCCTCTCacccctccaccaccatgtcaaCTCATCAGCTAAGCCTTCGTGGTGTTAAAGTGGAGTCACTTGGCAAGAAACCAGAGCTTATCTCCAAGAGGGAAGCAAGAGGCATCACTAAGATGGCCAACCAAGTCTGGAAGGAGCCAGTTGGGTCCCTGAACAACTCTGAACTCTTGGCATCTCTCTCCGCAAGGGCTCCAGACAGCATTAACGCCAGGGACGGGCTTGAAGAGAGTCTGGGACTCGCATTGCCCCCTGCCACTGCCTCAGGACCGGGCAGCCTTGGCTCCAGGCTGCCATCCATCCCAACTAGCAGACTCCGTCAGGATGACCTGATAAGACAAATGTCACCGTTGCACCGAGCAGCAGCCTCTTACATGGTGAGTGCAGAGAGCACATTG from Cyclopterus lumpus isolate fCycLum1 chromosome 15, fCycLum1.pri, whole genome shotgun sequence carries:
- the zfand4 gene encoding AN1-type zinc finger protein 4 — encoded protein: MTDRKEPPFFNDDSVGAFHYKLPFYDTMELFIETLTGTCFELRVLPFEAVISVKAKIQRLEGIPVAQQHLIWNNLELDDEHCLHDYGIAEGCTLKLVLAMRGGPINTRRVTMDDPIKEVTDLMESTQEGWEKNVANKQVTFVVYRENDQLNFFRVVDRGDGTLTPLSESLSGGSVYNVCAEEEEEEEEEGECSPATQQSLENSITMNKMKLLKAKMEDINLNKKPKKSAKVKPRPPVNPHPCGGSPGPTSTRHHHRLFRSLSKINQPWQSNIQLPPIADHESMDPFPLSAATSAPFFIPRRPPPSFPSLSCYMLQEEEPWETCPPFAKIRPPPKVSRLDIGSTRLMRDCVYPQLPPLCIRGQPEATFDPAEPSGEAVGLSLLEEATGLMVPAQPGAPFGELFDPLSLDVSTQPEGSCRSLSPSPLSTWTSDTLTSTGDRTQLGTPFHISCPSPLPVSPPPSTSTRPLPQPFDSTLSGLQPNLQSQYSAQVKPGSTSSHPSTTMSTHQLSLRGVKVESLGKKPELISKREARGITKMANQVWKEPVGSLNNSELLASLSARAPDSINARDGLEESLGLALPPATASGPGSLGSRLPSIPTSRLRQDDLIRQMSPLHRAAASYMATPPLASAGGVMTSFGRIGTPTYHLPPVKAPAGSKKKSSKHCFLCGKKTGLATSYECRCAHNFCCTHRYAETHDCTYDYKGAGRRFLHETNPLISAPKLPKI